The stretch of DNA GAGGGAAAGCAAGGAGAGGTCATCGAGTCCGTGGCCATCATCACCACCTCGGCCAATGAACTGGTGCAGCCGATTCATGATCGGATGCCGGTGATCCTCGAAGAAGAGGATGTGGCTGAGTGGATCGCAACCGCGACAAAACTCGAGAAGGCGCTGGCAATGCTCAAACCCTGTTCATCGGCGAGATTGGTGGCTTACCCGGTGAGCAGCCTGGTCAACAGTGCCCGCCATGACGGGCCGGAGTGCCTTGCCAGAGTGAGCCAAATGCTTCCTGGCCAGCTTTGAGGGTAGAGTTCCGGCACTATTTCATCTCAAAGATATCATATTTGATGGCGTGCCCACGCTGAAGCGATACCATCTTCCCAACCGCCTGGACGTGATTAAGCCAAGCGTATTTGGTCGAAGCTGTTGTGAAGCGAGGCACGACCAGGAAATAGCCGTCGGCATGGGTGACAGCCTCCCCTTTGTTCAACCGCTCGCCAGCTTCTGTTGCCTCTCACATTAAATGGTTTTGCTTTATCTGATTATCTTGACAGTGTTTTCTGATTATTTTGCTACGCTTCCCCGTTTGCTTAACAGGCTCACCTACAGGGAAGCGTTTCCCTGTTGCGTTTTCGTTCAGAAGGGTTCTTCGTCGAATGCCGTCTTTTCCAGGAAGGAACCGTCTTGGTCGGTGGTCAAGTAGCGGCAATAGTCTTTGACCAAGGTGTCCAGTTCCCTGATCAGGTTGAGCAAATCAGC from Candidatus Cloacimonadota bacterium encodes:
- a CDS encoding DUF3237 domain-containing protein, translating into MNKGEAVTHADGYFLVVPRFTTASTKYAWLNHVQAVGKMVSLQRGHAIKYDIFEMK